From Desulfuribacillus stibiiarsenatis, a single genomic window includes:
- a CDS encoding ABC transporter ATP-binding protein: MDTNTHIKEWLSVQDVKKAYHTQKMGPINLRIEKGEMFVLLGPSGCGKTTLLKMIAGLERQDTGNIVVNGVEISNVPAHQRKIVMMFQHPRLFPHLTVGENITFGLKMAGVEKSIQAQKLLQMLELVQLTGFAGRYPKSLSGGQQQRVALARALILEPEILLLDEPFSALDVSLREEMQQLVLKLQKELSLTTVLVTHDQEEAMVIANRIGIMFDGALVQVGTAQEIYHLPANARVARFFTTQNLIYGYVENQRFYASHHEQVSFPVPASVSCSGKTESIACIKDESIMIDELEEQYEESFEEQLKEEFRKKNEKDILRFVAKVTLRTFYRSAYKVKIAWMNLTFTAYCNKELHVGQAIQVSIPIDEIIILKKETAK, translated from the coding sequence ATGGATACCAATACACATATAAAAGAATGGCTAAGCGTTCAGGATGTAAAAAAAGCATATCATACCCAAAAGATGGGGCCTATCAATCTCCGAATAGAAAAAGGTGAGATGTTTGTATTACTAGGGCCTTCTGGCTGTGGGAAGACAACGTTGTTAAAAATGATTGCCGGACTAGAGCGGCAAGATACTGGAAATATTGTGGTTAACGGTGTGGAGATAAGCAATGTGCCAGCCCACCAACGGAAGATTGTGATGATGTTTCAACATCCACGATTATTTCCACATCTTACGGTGGGGGAAAATATAACCTTTGGATTGAAAATGGCTGGGGTAGAGAAATCGATACAGGCGCAAAAACTTTTGCAGATGCTAGAGTTAGTTCAATTAACTGGTTTTGCCGGCCGTTATCCCAAGTCATTATCTGGTGGACAACAACAGCGTGTTGCGTTAGCAAGGGCACTTATTTTAGAGCCAGAAATTTTGCTACTAGATGAGCCTTTTAGTGCACTCGATGTTTCCTTGCGAGAGGAAATGCAACAGTTAGTATTAAAACTACAGAAGGAACTATCATTGACGACGGTTCTGGTGACCCATGACCAAGAAGAGGCGATGGTCATAGCCAATCGAATTGGTATTATGTTTGATGGTGCGTTGGTGCAAGTGGGCACAGCCCAAGAAATATATCATCTGCCAGCGAATGCTCGAGTCGCAAGGTTTTTTACCACGCAGAATCTGATCTATGGATATGTTGAAAATCAGAGATTTTATGCCAGTCATCACGAGCAAGTTTCTTTCCCTGTCCCTGCCTCGGTCTCATGTTCAGGGAAAACGGAATCAATAGCATGTATTAAAGACGAATCGATTATGATTGACGAATTGGAAGAGCAGTACGAAGAGAGCTTTGAAGAGCAGCTTAAAGAGGAGTTTAGAAAGAAGAATGAGAAGGACATTTTACGGTTTGTGGCAAAAGTAACTTTACGTACATTCTATCGTAGCGCATATAAGGTGAAAATCGCATGGATGAATTTGACCTTCACTGCTTATTGTAATAAAGAATTACATGTAGGGCAGGCTATTCAAGTCTCAATTCCAATTGATGAAATCATTATATTGAAAAAAGAGACTGCTAAGTAA
- a CDS encoding CDP-alcohol phosphatidyltransferase family protein codes for MLDTHARKYIDPCLLWTAKRFISWRLTANQVTVIAFIVGVSTFFWITTGQPLVAVLFLWFSGFLDSVDGTMARLTKQTSAWGTVMDVTFDRLVELAVIIALALLYPDTLFAMLLLTGAIVVSMTVFLTVGAVSEKQSMKSFYYQAGVMERTEGFILLSIMMLFPSVLYYSTLVFAGLVFFTACQRLYEAKKILS; via the coding sequence ATGCTAGATACACATGCGAGAAAATATATAGATCCCTGCTTGCTTTGGACTGCTAAACGCTTCATTAGCTGGAGACTTACTGCAAATCAAGTAACGGTTATTGCATTTATTGTAGGAGTAAGTACTTTTTTTTGGATTACGACTGGGCAACCATTGGTTGCCGTGTTGTTTCTTTGGTTTTCTGGATTTCTTGACTCTGTGGATGGCACAATGGCGCGTCTTACCAAGCAAACATCCGCATGGGGTACGGTCATGGATGTTACCTTTGACCGTTTAGTGGAGTTAGCGGTAATCATCGCGCTTGCGTTACTCTACCCAGATACATTATTTGCGATGCTGTTGTTGACTGGCGCGATTGTCGTATCGATGACGGTTTTCCTGACGGTAGGGGCAGTTTCGGAAAAGCAAAGCATGAAGAGTTTCTATTACCAGGCGGGTGTAATGGAGAGGACAGAGGGATTTATCCTATTGTCGATTATGATGCTTTTTCCTTCAGTATTATACTACTCCACGCTAGTGTTTGCGGGGTTGGTGTTTTTTACAGCATGCCAAAGATTGTATGAAGCTAAGAAAATTCTTTCTTAA
- a CDS encoding sulfate ABC transporter substrate-binding protein — translation MKNKALLSIVIVILLFIAGCTLNSQSASSGKEGSNTIEILNVSYDPTREFYEEYNEVFARYWFDKTGQQVKVKQSHGGSGKQARSVMDGLRADVVTLALGYDIDEMTRLSLVPTNWQSQLEYNSAPYTSTIVFLVRSGNPKGIQDWDDLIKPDVSVITPNPKTSGGARWNFLAAWVYAMKSYDNDEMKAVDFVTKLYKNVPVLDSGARGSTTTFVERNIGDVFITWENEAFLAINELGADKFEIVVPSYSILAEPPVAVVDKYVQRRGTQEVAQAYLEYLYSEPGQQIIAQHYFRPRMQSVIEQYESKFPPMNLTTVQEAFGGWKAAQDKFFSDQGIFDRIYLPVR, via the coding sequence ATGAAAAATAAAGCTTTGTTAAGTATCGTAATTGTAATTCTTCTTTTCATTGCTGGATGCACCTTGAACTCTCAATCTGCTTCGAGCGGCAAAGAAGGCTCGAATACAATAGAAATTTTGAATGTTTCCTATGATCCAACACGTGAGTTTTATGAAGAATACAATGAAGTCTTCGCTAGGTACTGGTTTGACAAGACAGGGCAGCAAGTAAAGGTAAAACAGTCGCATGGTGGTTCTGGTAAGCAGGCACGTTCTGTAATGGATGGATTGCGCGCAGATGTTGTAACGTTAGCCTTAGGCTATGATATTGATGAAATGACGAGGTTATCACTAGTTCCAACAAATTGGCAGAGCCAGTTAGAATACAATAGTGCGCCATACACGTCGACGATTGTCTTCCTTGTACGGTCTGGAAATCCGAAAGGTATTCAAGATTGGGATGATTTAATTAAGCCAGATGTTTCTGTCATTACACCAAACCCTAAGACTTCCGGTGGGGCTAGATGGAATTTTCTCGCTGCATGGGTCTATGCAATGAAATCATATGACAACGATGAAATGAAGGCTGTTGATTTTGTTACAAAGCTATATAAAAATGTACCAGTGCTAGATTCTGGAGCAAGGGGTTCTACTACAACGTTTGTCGAACGAAATATAGGTGATGTGTTTATTACTTGGGAGAATGAAGCGTTTCTCGCAATCAATGAGCTAGGTGCAGATAAGTTTGAAATCGTAGTACCTTCTTACAGTATTTTGGCGGAACCACCAGTAGCGGTGGTGGATAAATACGTTCAGCGAAGAGGAACACAAGAAGTCGCACAGGCGTACTTGGAGTATCTGTACTCGGAACCAGGACAGCAGATTATAGCACAGCATTACTTCCGACCAAGAATGCAATCAGTTATTGAACAATATGAGTCGAAGTTTCCACCAATGAACCTTACGACCGTTCAAGAAGCTTTTGGTGGATGGAAAGCCGCCCAAGATAAGTTTTTTAGTGATCAGGGTATTTTTGACCGTATCTATCTCCCAGTGAGATAA
- the cysT gene encoding sulfate ABC transporter permease subunit CysT, which produces MAAKKKKSILPGFGIGMGFTLFYLGLIVLIPLASLFLKTATLSWSEIWGIFTDQRVIASYQLSFTTAFFAALVNAIFGFLVAWVLIRYNFPGKKLIDGIVDLPFALPTAVAGIALTAIYAPNGWMGSILTNFGIQVAFTPIGISIALIFIGLPFVVRTVQPVLQELEKEVEEASVMLGANRWRTFRSVILPEVFPAVLTGFALAFARGIGEYGSVVFISGNMPMKTEIAPLLIMTKLEQYDYAGATTIAVGMLIISFVLLLFINYLQWRSSRRMISV; this is translated from the coding sequence GTGGCAGCAAAGAAGAAGAAAAGCATACTACCAGGCTTTGGAATTGGTATGGGTTTTACATTGTTTTATTTAGGGCTGATAGTGCTCATTCCATTAGCGAGTCTATTTCTGAAGACTGCAACTTTAAGTTGGAGTGAAATATGGGGGATTTTTACTGACCAACGGGTCATTGCATCGTATCAATTGAGCTTTACTACGGCCTTTTTCGCGGCACTAGTCAATGCCATCTTTGGTTTCCTGGTTGCATGGGTCCTGATTCGATATAACTTTCCTGGAAAGAAGTTAATCGATGGCATAGTAGATTTGCCCTTTGCACTACCTACGGCGGTAGCTGGCATAGCGTTAACTGCAATTTATGCCCCAAATGGTTGGATGGGCAGTATCCTTACGAACTTTGGGATTCAGGTTGCCTTTACTCCAATTGGGATTTCCATCGCGCTGATATTTATTGGATTGCCATTTGTTGTACGTACAGTTCAACCGGTTCTACAAGAGTTAGAGAAAGAAGTCGAAGAAGCATCTGTTATGCTAGGTGCGAATCGTTGGAGAACTTTTCGTTCTGTGATTCTTCCAGAAGTATTTCCAGCAGTACTGACAGGCTTTGCCTTAGCTTTTGCAAGAGGAATTGGAGAGTATGGATCAGTCGTGTTTATCTCTGGAAACATGCCGATGAAGACAGAGATTGCACCGTTACTTATCATGACCAAGCTAGAACAATATGATTATGCTGGTGCGACTACAATTGCCGTCGGGATGCTAATTATATCATTTGTATTGTTATTGTTTATCAACTACTTACAATGGCGTAGTAGCCGTCGTATGATTTCGGTATAA
- the cysW gene encoding sulfate ABC transporter permease subunit CysW: MAGYVSVQSSTDTIIRPAHITESNLVKWILISIAMVFLALVLIMPLVVVFAEAFKKGAEVYVASITDPDALSAILLTLKTAAIAVPLNLLFGLAAAWSITKFSFKGKNLLLTLIDLPFAISPVIAGLIFVLIFGAHGYIGPWLMDYDILIIFALPGIVIATVFVTFPFVARELIPVMQAQGIHEEEAAASMGASGWMIFWRITLPNIKWALLYGVILCNARAMGEFGAVSVVSGHIRGLTNTLPLHIEILYNEYQFAASFAASSLLVMLALVTLVAKSLIDHYHLR, translated from the coding sequence ATGGCTGGTTATGTTTCAGTCCAATCATCAACAGATACGATTATACGTCCTGCACATATTACAGAGTCGAATCTAGTAAAATGGATTTTGATTTCCATTGCTATGGTGTTCTTAGCCCTAGTGCTTATCATGCCGCTTGTTGTTGTATTTGCAGAAGCTTTTAAAAAAGGTGCGGAAGTCTACGTTGCTTCTATTACAGATCCGGATGCCCTGTCAGCAATTCTTTTAACATTAAAAACAGCAGCAATTGCCGTTCCGTTGAATCTATTATTCGGCTTGGCAGCAGCTTGGTCAATCACGAAGTTTTCTTTTAAAGGGAAAAACCTACTACTTACTCTAATAGATTTACCATTCGCTATTTCACCAGTCATTGCTGGTCTAATCTTTGTACTGATATTTGGTGCTCATGGCTATATAGGTCCTTGGTTAATGGATTATGATATACTGATAATTTTTGCACTTCCTGGTATTGTCATTGCTACGGTGTTTGTAACATTTCCTTTTGTCGCGAGAGAATTGATTCCAGTTATGCAAGCCCAGGGAATCCATGAAGAAGAAGCAGCTGCTAGTATGGGAGCTAGTGGGTGGATGATTTTTTGGCGGATCACGCTACCGAATATTAAGTGGGCACTATTATATGGAGTCATCCTATGTAATGCACGGGCAATGGGAGAGTTCGGAGCGGTATCAGTCGTATCTGGTCATATCCGCGGCCTGACCAACACTCTACCACTTCATATTGAAATCTTGTATAACGAGTACCAGTTTGCGGCATCATTTGCAGCGTCGTCCTTACTTGTAATGCTTGCCCTTGTTACGTTAGTAGCGAAAAGTCTGATAGATCACTACCATTTACGGTAA
- a CDS encoding sulfate/molybdate ABC transporter ATP-binding protein, translating into MHVVVKNLRKSFGSFEASKDVSFGIEQGKLIGLLGPSGGGKTTILRMIAGLEQPDSGDVLLHGRVVNDQPPQERGIGFVFQNYALFRHMTVFDNIAFGLQVQKRPKQEIKNRVMELIELTGLTGLESRYPNQLSGGQRQRVAFARALAPEPQLLLLDEPFAAIDAKVRKELRTWLKDMIRRLGITSIFVTHDQEEAVEVADEIIIINQGRLEQMGTPVDIYKKPKSPFVAGFIGESNIVDDFSILKGFSTTLANAKAIIRPEYVEVGTRNEIAYPSAAETGVVKDIIFRGSSWLIEVEVGAISLYAYRTLEQPSLQEGESVLVLVHRLYQFNENQSEMIENQLKADPMPVYI; encoded by the coding sequence ATGCATGTGGTAGTTAAAAACTTACGAAAAAGCTTTGGCTCATTTGAAGCATCAAAAGATGTCAGCTTTGGTATAGAGCAAGGAAAGCTTATTGGATTGCTTGGTCCAAGCGGTGGTGGAAAAACTACTATTTTACGTATGATTGCTGGACTTGAGCAACCAGATTCAGGAGATGTATTGCTTCATGGTAGAGTCGTTAACGACCAACCACCACAGGAGCGCGGCATTGGTTTTGTTTTCCAAAATTATGCACTGTTTCGTCACATGACGGTATTCGATAATATAGCATTTGGTTTACAAGTACAGAAGAGACCTAAACAGGAGATTAAAAATCGAGTGATGGAATTGATAGAATTGACTGGGCTAACGGGACTTGAGTCCAGATATCCTAACCAACTATCTGGTGGGCAAAGGCAGAGGGTAGCTTTTGCTAGGGCACTAGCGCCTGAACCACAACTATTATTATTAGATGAACCGTTTGCTGCCATCGATGCCAAGGTACGTAAGGAGTTACGCACTTGGCTGAAGGATATGATTCGTAGGCTTGGAATTACAAGTATCTTCGTCACTCACGATCAAGAAGAAGCAGTTGAAGTAGCAGATGAGATTATTATTATCAATCAAGGCCGTTTAGAGCAAATGGGTACACCAGTAGATATATATAAGAAACCAAAGAGTCCATTTGTTGCAGGATTCATTGGAGAGTCCAATATAGTTGACGATTTCAGTATATTGAAAGGGTTCTCTACAACATTAGCGAATGCAAAAGCGATTATTCGACCAGAATATGTAGAAGTGGGAACACGTAATGAGATCGCCTACCCATCTGCTGCAGAAACGGGAGTTGTGAAAGATATTATATTCCGTGGTAGCAGTTGGTTAATAGAAGTAGAAGTCGGTGCAATTTCACTTTATGCGTATCGGACATTAGAGCAGCCTTCCTTGCAAGAGGGTGAGTCAGTCTTAGTACTAGTTCATCGACTCTATCAATTTAATGAAAATCAATCGGAAATGATAGAAAACCAATTAAAAGCAGACCCAATGCCAGTGTATATTTAG
- a CDS encoding LytS/YhcK type 5TM receptor domain-containing protein: protein MSYIALYQYQIQGKIQILTHQTFLGSISVITILACMSVPIEIDKGMIFDFRYIPFTIGVLYGGWRTAIVLFFTILAYRFYIGGVGVYLTLIGTSLGLTMLLVFLNSRDITKKKNIEFHSLIISLKYPVLIKN from the coding sequence TTGTCATATATAGCGTTATATCAATATCAAATACAAGGGAAGATTCAAATATTAACGCATCAAACTTTTCTCGGTAGTATATCAGTAATTACAATACTAGCATGCATGTCAGTTCCTATTGAAATAGATAAAGGGATGATTTTCGATTTTCGATATATACCATTTACCATTGGTGTATTATATGGTGGTTGGAGGACTGCTATAGTATTGTTCTTTACAATTCTCGCATATCGTTTTTATATAGGGGGAGTAGGAGTATATTTAACTTTAATTGGTACGTCACTTGGACTTACTATGTTGTTAGTGTTTTTAAATTCAAGAGATATCACAAAGAAAAAGAACATAGAATTTCATAGCCTTATTATATCGTTAAAGTACCCAGTATTAATTAAAAATTGA
- a CDS encoding ATP-binding protein has product MNLQMENFIAILINVLSVSVYLFIIQSLTIKGKHNSWYDFIVASISTMVILLCMSFSVDILYGYRLDLRYVPFVIGSLYGGRQTAFILFILIIAYRYLLGGEGFYLAIITSVLTLVFVLFYLTYIHEQGEKTKLKAFRIARIVFFCCLLLVIISFSFSQNYFDVSFMTFLILFVAIEILAISTSIYYLEKTKMDIELANEHMKLEKLSSVSDIAASISHEIKNPLTVTRGFLQLLQNTKLSDEKRTTYIDLSLAELDRAVAIINDYLAFAKPSKDNIEILELNEQIKYILSVVSPFAMLHDVQIKFSQTGNIHIKGEKQKLHQALLNIIKNGIESIKSGGHVAIKLEEINNFAKVMIEDTGCGMSKEQIERLGIPYNSTKEKGTGLGLMVVFNIIKAMKGTVDVDSKIGKGTKFVIMLPKNTI; this is encoded by the coding sequence ATGAACTTGCAGATGGAAAACTTTATTGCCATTCTCATAAACGTTTTAAGTGTTTCTGTGTATCTTTTTATAATTCAGTCGCTTACTATAAAAGGGAAGCATAATAGTTGGTATGACTTTATTGTTGCGAGTATTTCTACCATGGTTATCTTATTATGTATGTCATTTTCGGTAGATATACTATATGGGTATCGATTAGATTTACGTTATGTCCCTTTTGTTATTGGTTCTCTATATGGCGGTAGGCAAACCGCATTTATATTATTCATTCTTATTATCGCGTATCGATATTTATTAGGTGGGGAAGGATTTTATTTAGCTATTATTACTAGTGTGTTAACGTTAGTGTTTGTTTTATTCTATCTAACTTATATTCATGAACAAGGTGAAAAGACAAAGTTAAAGGCGTTTAGAATTGCTAGAATAGTGTTTTTTTGTTGCCTGTTGTTAGTTATTATCAGCTTTTCTTTTTCTCAAAATTATTTTGACGTATCCTTTATGACGTTCTTAATACTTTTTGTGGCAATAGAAATTTTAGCGATATCTACATCTATTTATTATTTAGAAAAGACGAAAATGGATATAGAGCTAGCGAACGAGCACATGAAATTGGAAAAGTTAAGTTCGGTCAGCGATATAGCCGCTAGTATATCGCATGAAATAAAAAACCCACTGACAGTAACGAGGGGTTTCTTGCAGTTACTACAAAACACGAAATTATCAGACGAAAAACGTACCACATACATAGATTTATCACTGGCAGAGTTAGATCGAGCTGTAGCGATTATTAATGATTACTTAGCTTTTGCAAAACCATCAAAAGATAATATAGAAATACTAGAGTTAAATGAACAGATAAAATATATTTTGTCTGTTGTTTCACCATTTGCAATGTTACATGATGTCCAGATAAAATTTAGTCAAACCGGAAATATTCACATTAAAGGAGAAAAGCAGAAGCTACATCAAGCTCTATTAAATATTATAAAAAATGGAATAGAGTCTATAAAGAGCGGTGGACATGTAGCAATTAAATTAGAGGAAATAAATAATTTTGCAAAGGTGATGATTGAAGATACGGGATGCGGGATGAGCAAAGAACAAATCGAACGCTTAGGGATTCCTTATAATTCAACTAAAGAAAAAGGAACGGGGCTAGGGTTGATGGTTGTTTTTAATATTATAAAGGCTATGAAAGGAACTGTCGATGTAGATAGTAAGATTGGCAAAGGAACTAAATTCGTCATTATGCTGCCTAAAAATACGATATGA